The proteins below come from a single uncultured Dethiosulfovibrio sp. genomic window:
- a CDS encoding NAD(+)/NADH kinase translates to MREKSVIGLIVNTRKPKAIDLALDLLRWGPSKDICFRLPPLESSVLGVPVEEENWKDQVAVALVIGGDGTFLRAARYVLDDKIALFGVNVGHLGFLAAGDPCGVKDDVLQIANGNYRIQQRQILLGEIYRSGQIEHRLHALNDLVLTKGPLARVMEVDIHICNKLTGTLRADGIIASTPTGSTAYALSAGGPIVPPHVPCMILAPICAHTLYARPMVLGPEDVLTLVPRGESRDLTLTQDGQLGYEILPGDRIEISLSSDKKVDVLWLPDRDYYDLLSKKLMWGKTFYSGENKE, encoded by the coding sequence GTGAGAGAGAAGAGCGTTATAGGACTCATCGTAAATACGAGGAAGCCCAAGGCGATAGACCTGGCCCTTGACCTTCTTAGATGGGGACCTAGTAAAGACATATGCTTTAGACTTCCTCCCTTAGAGTCCTCGGTGCTTGGAGTACCTGTGGAAGAGGAAAATTGGAAGGACCAGGTAGCCGTCGCTCTAGTTATAGGTGGAGACGGCACATTTTTAAGGGCTGCCCGTTACGTTTTAGACGATAAGATAGCCCTCTTTGGCGTCAACGTTGGTCACCTCGGTTTTCTCGCTGCAGGAGATCCCTGTGGAGTAAAAGACGATGTCCTTCAGATAGCAAATGGGAATTATCGCATACAACAGAGGCAAATTTTGTTAGGTGAGATATATCGCTCCGGACAAATAGAACATAGGCTTCATGCCCTCAACGACTTGGTGCTTACCAAAGGTCCTCTGGCAAGGGTCATGGAGGTGGATATCCACATATGCAACAAGTTGACTGGAACCTTGAGAGCGGACGGGATAATTGCGTCTACTCCGACTGGATCCACCGCTTATGCTCTCTCTGCCGGTGGGCCGATAGTGCCACCTCATGTCCCCTGTATGATATTAGCTCCTATATGTGCCCATACCTTATACGCCAGACCTATGGTTCTAGGTCCTGAGGACGTCCTAACGCTGGTGCCTAGAGGTGAAAGTCGAGATCTAACCCTAACCCAGGATGGCCAATTAGGGTATGAGATTCTCCCTGGGGATAGAATAGAGATATCCCTATCCTCGGACAAAAAAGTCGATGTCCTTTGGTTGCCCGACAGAGATTACTACGACCTATTGAGCAAAAAATTGATGTGGGGAAAAACTTTTTACTCAGGTGAGAATAAGGAGTGA
- the obgE gene encoding GTPase ObgE, which yields MKFVDKVSIHVSAGNGGNGCMSFRREKFVPKGGPDGGNGGKGGSIFLEATTDLHTLADFEYSKHISSENGGHGLGSKCFGSNADDITIKVPCGTMVFDKETGEPLADLVEPGDRCLVARGGKGGKGNAHFASSRRRAPRFSEKGEQGEQRIITMELKLIADVALVGVPNAGKSSLLAAISNATPKIADYPFTTLSPNLGVMILDQERIVVADVPGLIEGAHENKGLGHYFLRHIERTRVIVHVLDLSSGSIDSVLNQWRTVLDEFRAYNADLLDRPYMVVGNKIDLEASSSVVGAFEDFFKSEGIDCLITSAVSGEGVDSFMGTLIDICRKYPRPTGVTRLFATISEEDEHGQKRRGKRQKAQIIRLQEHGCFRVIHTRIEEAVERYDFNQEEAVVRFMRIMREYRIEELLEASGAEEGDTVYIGDVVFEFQPEKAY from the coding sequence ATGAAGTTTGTTGATAAGGTTTCGATTCACGTATCTGCCGGCAACGGCGGTAACGGTTGTATGAGCTTTCGTAGGGAAAAGTTCGTCCCCAAGGGAGGTCCCGATGGAGGCAACGGTGGGAAAGGTGGCAGTATATTCCTGGAGGCGACCACCGATCTTCACACCTTGGCTGACTTTGAATACTCTAAGCATATTTCCTCGGAAAACGGTGGTCATGGCTTAGGTTCTAAGTGTTTTGGCTCTAATGCGGATGATATAACCATAAAAGTTCCCTGCGGCACCATGGTGTTTGATAAAGAGACAGGAGAACCTCTAGCTGATCTGGTCGAACCTGGTGATCGCTGTCTCGTCGCTAGAGGAGGCAAGGGAGGCAAGGGCAACGCCCATTTCGCCAGTTCCAGGAGGCGCGCTCCTCGTTTTTCGGAAAAAGGGGAGCAGGGAGAGCAACGAATAATAACCATGGAACTAAAGCTGATAGCTGACGTGGCTTTGGTCGGAGTTCCAAACGCCGGAAAATCAAGTCTGCTGGCCGCTATTTCTAATGCTACCCCTAAGATAGCCGACTATCCTTTTACGACCCTCTCTCCGAACCTTGGGGTGATGATACTTGACCAAGAGAGGATCGTCGTCGCAGATGTACCTGGGCTAATAGAGGGAGCTCACGAAAACAAAGGATTAGGCCATTACTTTCTGAGACACATAGAGAGAACAAGGGTTATCGTCCACGTACTTGACCTCAGCTCTGGCTCTATAGACTCTGTTTTAAATCAGTGGCGGACGGTTCTGGATGAGTTTAGGGCCTACAACGCCGATCTTTTGGATCGACCTTACATGGTAGTAGGCAATAAGATAGACCTAGAAGCTTCGAGCTCTGTTGTAGGTGCCTTTGAGGATTTCTTTAAGTCCGAAGGTATTGACTGCCTTATCACCAGCGCTGTTTCCGGCGAGGGGGTCGATAGCTTTATGGGGACACTGATAGATATCTGTAGAAAATACCCCAGGCCCACAGGTGTAACCAGGCTCTTTGCGACAATATCCGAAGAGGATGAACACGGTCAGAAGAGAAGGGGCAAAAGACAGAAGGCCCAGATAATAAGGCTACAGGAGCATGGCTGCTTCAGGGTAATTCACACTAGGATAGAGGAAGCTGTAGAGAGATACGATTTTAACCAAGAGGAAGCCGTCGTCCGGTTTATGCGTATCATGAGGGAATACAGGATCGAGGAATTGCTGGAGGCCAGTGGAGCGGAGGAAGGCGATACGGTGTATATAGGCGATGTTGTCTTCGAATTCCAGCCAGAAAAGGCATACTGA
- the nadD gene encoding nicotinate-nucleotide adenylyltransferase — translation MGGTFDPVHHGHLVAAEEALFALGLERVIFIPTGDSFHKAQHKVSSPEDRYMMTSLATLENDRFRVSRIEIDRHEPSYTVDTLREMRHWFPAGEVSFYFITGVDAVSTMMSWHEHDSLPDLCSIVAVTRPGYGKEGFEFIKSFPDSFRKSVVPLTIPSLSISSTEIRKRVSEGKNIRYLVPPLVEQYIRKKGLYREARLEKTSKR, via the coding sequence ATGGGAGGAACCTTTGATCCAGTCCATCACGGTCACCTGGTCGCTGCGGAGGAGGCTCTCTTTGCCCTTGGGTTAGAGAGAGTGATCTTTATCCCTACAGGGGATTCTTTTCACAAAGCCCAACATAAGGTATCCTCCCCGGAAGATAGGTACATGATGACCAGTCTGGCTACACTGGAGAACGATAGATTTCGGGTGTCTAGAATAGAGATAGACCGACATGAGCCCAGCTACACCGTGGATACTTTGAGGGAAATGCGCCATTGGTTCCCCGCTGGGGAGGTCTCTTTTTACTTCATAACAGGAGTAGACGCGGTATCGACGATGATGAGCTGGCATGAGCACGATAGTCTGCCTGATCTATGCTCTATCGTGGCTGTGACCAGGCCAGGCTACGGAAAAGAGGGATTTGAATTTATTAAGTCCTTCCCCGATTCCTTTAGAAAATCCGTTGTTCCGTTAACTATCCCATCTCTTTCCATCTCCAGCACCGAAATTCGCAAGAGAGTGAGCGAGGGGAAAAACATCAGATACCTGGTACCTCCTTTAGTGGAGCAATATATAAGAAAAAAAGGATTATATCGGGAAGCTCGACTTGAAAAAACATCAAAGAGGTGA
- a CDS encoding AAA family ATPase produces the protein MTQLIEELHLENIGGIEEAQLCFSPGLTAITGESGAGKSSLVRALELVAGKRSASTMIKAGSDNGSVEAVFDSPSSENIPPWEEGKLFIKREINKNGRGRVSVQNRQVPLSTLSELSRELITIQSQFAQLELLNQDNQLQMVDSCGGPSIEALKKELKSEVKSTIEQEKILLTIKKRQREITDRFQKAEEIVHRWRKMEIKKESETTWEEDHRKLSSELARMNELRKIRFRMKNDEPGSLKEELEDIMEQVLRRLPQENREDVSAHIDLLLESYSSILSILDEAGDEENRNLLEESVEELESKMGALRKLKRTAGVANVEELIDYCEEADRELEWLRSSNDLKNDVERQVEVHRKSASRMALELRRRRKEASLWLESRVNLCLSQMAMEDSLFSVGLIEESRLRTTGAESVEFRLSWGRGGDPGPVSKMASGGELSRILLAIRLSLPDDQFPSTVVFDEVEAGLGGKAAVLAGIKLKELSSRCQVILITHEATIAAQADCHMVVRRKGNESYIEKLDKDGKISEIARMLSGDFNLEEAKSHAAKLLDS, from the coding sequence GTGACCCAGTTGATCGAAGAACTCCACTTAGAAAACATCGGAGGCATAGAGGAAGCCCAACTTTGTTTTTCTCCTGGCCTTACCGCTATAACAGGAGAAAGCGGTGCAGGAAAAAGCAGCTTAGTCAGGGCCCTTGAGCTTGTAGCAGGAAAAAGATCGGCCTCTACTATGATAAAAGCCGGTAGCGATAACGGTTCGGTGGAAGCAGTTTTTGATTCTCCATCATCAGAAAATATCCCCCCTTGGGAAGAGGGTAAGCTATTCATAAAAAGGGAGATCAATAAAAACGGTAGAGGTCGAGTATCGGTCCAAAATCGCCAGGTTCCCTTGTCAACTTTAAGCGAATTATCTCGAGAACTGATAACTATCCAAAGCCAGTTTGCCCAGCTCGAATTGCTTAATCAGGATAATCAGCTCCAAATGGTCGATAGCTGTGGAGGCCCTTCTATTGAAGCTCTAAAAAAAGAGTTGAAGAGTGAGGTTAAGTCAACTATCGAACAGGAAAAAATATTGCTCACCATTAAAAAAAGGCAAAGAGAGATTACCGATAGGTTTCAAAAAGCCGAAGAGATCGTCCATCGATGGAGAAAGATGGAGATCAAAAAAGAGAGCGAAACTACCTGGGAGGAAGACCATAGAAAATTGTCCTCCGAATTGGCCAGAATGAACGAGCTTAGAAAGATACGATTCAGGATGAAAAACGATGAACCAGGTAGTTTAAAGGAAGAGCTGGAGGATATAATGGAACAGGTTTTAAGGAGGCTGCCTCAAGAAAACAGAGAGGATGTCTCCGCTCATATAGACCTGTTGCTGGAGTCGTACAGTTCTATTCTCTCTATACTTGATGAAGCAGGAGACGAGGAAAACCGTAACCTTCTGGAAGAGAGCGTCGAAGAGCTAGAATCTAAAATGGGAGCTCTCAGAAAGTTGAAAAGGACCGCCGGTGTAGCTAACGTAGAGGAACTTATCGATTACTGTGAAGAGGCAGATAGAGAATTAGAGTGGCTGAGAAGCAGTAACGACCTTAAAAACGATGTAGAGCGCCAAGTAGAGGTGCATAGAAAAAGCGCCTCTAGGATGGCTTTAGAGCTTCGGAGGCGGAGGAAAGAAGCGTCTTTATGGCTTGAATCAAGGGTAAACCTATGTCTCTCTCAGATGGCGATGGAGGATAGTCTGTTTTCCGTTGGTCTGATAGAGGAGAGCCGTCTCCGTACGACAGGAGCGGAGTCGGTGGAGTTCAGGCTATCTTGGGGCAGGGGAGGAGATCCCGGTCCTGTTTCTAAAATGGCCTCTGGAGGAGAACTTAGCAGGATATTGCTGGCCATAAGGTTATCTCTGCCGGACGATCAGTTCCCTTCTACCGTGGTTTTTGACGAGGTAGAGGCTGGACTAGGCGGCAAGGCAGCTGTCTTGGCGGGAATAAAGCTAAAAGAACTTTCGAGTCGGTGTCAGGTGATACTGATAACCCACGAGGCAACCATAGCCGCTCAAGCGGATTGTCATATGGTAGTTCGCCGTAAGGGGAACGAAAGCTACATCGAAAAACTCGATAAAGATGGAAAAATCTCTGAGATAGCTAGAATGCTCTCTGGTGATTTTAACCTTGAAGAGGCCAAATCTCATGCGGCTAAACTCTTAGATTCCTGA
- a CDS encoding LCP family protein — protein sequence MVKKTKIVFLILVAVVSVAAGGAWRIRSLVAPDAGDIKQTIQFDEKTGNINILLVGLDDVERVNRSDTLAFVTLDIDNKTIKAMSIPRDTRTTIRGKGTQKINHAFAYGGVDLLKETVVNLIGMPIHYYMVINYNNFPRIVDLLGGVDIDVPKNLKYQDRAGGLYIDIKKGWRHLDGKTALEFVRFRHDALGDIGRIQRQQQFLKALLKKVYDPSNMNRMTELTGELLSVIQSDIPVSQGLQLASYLKDTSPENVFFMTMPGKPAVIGGGSYWSPDLVATSTMLTSSESHNLSSDTSEGYTDIGNSDKVEFELFLKSITKPIAILNGAGVAGLGRQASSKMESLGIEVTYTGNAKHFDYHYSTVTYNSVDGNREMALALAGMCNIPENLVKEDRSLSYAIVLTLGKDYDKVISSLDN from the coding sequence ATGGTAAAAAAAACGAAAATAGTTTTCCTTATCCTGGTTGCCGTCGTATCGGTTGCCGCAGGAGGAGCTTGGAGGATTCGATCTCTAGTCGCCCCTGATGCTGGAGATATAAAGCAGACCATTCAATTCGACGAAAAAACAGGCAATATAAACATCCTACTTGTTGGATTGGACGATGTCGAAAGAGTCAATCGATCTGACACTTTAGCTTTTGTGACTTTGGACATCGATAACAAGACCATAAAAGCTATGTCCATACCCAGGGACACCAGAACTACCATAAGAGGGAAGGGCACCCAGAAGATCAACCACGCCTTCGCCTACGGAGGGGTCGACCTTCTAAAAGAGACGGTGGTAAATCTGATTGGTATGCCGATTCATTACTATATGGTTATTAACTACAACAACTTTCCTCGAATAGTCGATCTCTTAGGTGGAGTGGATATAGACGTTCCTAAAAACTTAAAGTATCAAGACAGAGCTGGTGGACTCTACATAGATATAAAAAAAGGGTGGCGTCATCTGGACGGGAAAACGGCTCTTGAGTTCGTCCGTTTTCGTCACGATGCCTTGGGAGATATAGGGAGAATACAGAGACAACAGCAGTTCCTCAAGGCGTTGCTGAAAAAAGTCTACGATCCTTCTAACATGAACCGAATGACTGAGCTCACCGGAGAACTGTTATCGGTGATCCAAAGCGATATCCCCGTCTCTCAGGGATTGCAATTGGCCAGCTATTTAAAGGATACATCACCGGAGAACGTTTTTTTTATGACTATGCCTGGGAAGCCAGCGGTCATTGGAGGAGGAAGCTATTGGTCGCCCGATCTAGTCGCGACTTCTACTATGCTGACATCCTCCGAAAGCCACAATTTATCCTCCGATACCTCGGAGGGCTATACGGACATAGGAAACAGCGACAAAGTCGAGTTTGAGCTTTTTTTGAAGTCCATCACCAAGCCTATCGCTATTCTCAATGGAGCAGGGGTTGCAGGTTTAGGGAGGCAAGCGTCCTCCAAGATGGAAAGCCTTGGTATTGAGGTGACCTACACGGGAAACGCCAAGCACTTTGACTATCATTACAGTACCGTAACCTATAATTCTGTCGATGGCAACAGAGAAATGGCTCTTGCTTTGGCGGGGATGTGCAATATACCGGAAAACCTGGTAAAAGAGGATCGATCCCTGAGTTATGCTATAGTCTTAACTCTTGGGAAAGACTACGATAAAGTGATAAGTTCACTTGATAATTAA
- the rplU gene encoding 50S ribosomal protein L21, producing MYAIIETGGKQYRVQPGDELKIEKLGIEENETVTFDRVLMVGSDEGVKVGAPLVDGASVVAKLLSNDKGKKIIVFKYKNKTNYRRFRGHRQPFSLVRIESING from the coding sequence ATGTACGCTATAATTGAAACTGGTGGTAAGCAGTACCGTGTGCAGCCTGGAGATGAGCTTAAGATAGAGAAGCTCGGAATTGAAGAGAACGAGACCGTGACCTTTGACAGGGTTCTGATGGTAGGTTCTGATGAGGGAGTTAAAGTCGGTGCCCCTCTGGTGGACGGTGCTTCCGTCGTGGCCAAGTTGCTCTCCAACGACAAGGGCAAGAAGATAATCGTCTTCAAATATAAGAACAAGACGAACTATCGCAGATTTAGAGGGCATAGACAGCCCTTTTCCCTCGTTCGCATAGAGTCGATAAACGGCTAA
- a CDS encoding class I SAM-dependent methyltransferase: MSNYYSDKLKANSLVEVYDTELPRVNQYLKSEIGFVRDRISGSHNILEIGCGYGRIMRELSSAAISITGIDLSAESIELGKAYLSNYPNCRLLHMDAKDINLPNDFDGILCLQNGLSAISAGDPFGLMEQCLKLLIPGGKAYFSTYSPNFWDHRVEWFREQSKKGLLGPLDEDLTKNGTIVCTDGFRATTYTEKDLIEMARKTGYSYEVIEVDRSSLFLILGK; the protein is encoded by the coding sequence GTGAGTAACTATTATAGCGATAAACTCAAGGCAAACTCGTTGGTCGAAGTCTACGATACGGAGCTTCCAAGGGTCAATCAGTATCTCAAAAGCGAGATAGGTTTTGTGAGGGACAGGATAAGCGGAAGCCACAATATCCTGGAGATAGGATGTGGCTACGGCAGGATCATGAGGGAACTATCATCAGCTGCAATATCTATAACGGGAATAGACCTTTCAGCCGAGTCAATAGAGTTGGGGAAAGCCTATCTGTCCAATTATCCTAACTGTCGCTTGCTACATATGGACGCTAAAGACATAAATCTGCCTAACGATTTTGACGGTATATTATGCCTACAGAACGGTCTTTCAGCTATCTCGGCAGGAGATCCCTTTGGGCTTATGGAGCAGTGCCTCAAGTTATTGATTCCAGGGGGTAAGGCCTATTTTAGCACCTATAGCCCTAACTTTTGGGATCATAGGGTTGAGTGGTTTAGAGAACAGTCGAAAAAAGGACTTCTAGGCCCCTTAGACGAAGACCTTACGAAAAACGGAACCATAGTCTGCACCGATGGATTTAGAGCTACCACCTATACCGAGAAGGATCTCATCGAGATGGCTCGTAAAACTGGATATAGCTACGAAGTTATAGAGGTAGATAGATCCAGCCTTTTTTTGATCCTAGGAAAATAG
- a CDS encoding ABC transporter substrate-binding protein has product MKKIFSVLIVLSMVLFAGADGWASPTLDRIRERGVLIGATTDFDTVPFIISDGDEAKGFDVDLIHAIAKKIGVDAKVIRIPWDGGITNAWTDGYDWSLFDIASSTITITDARGEKCLFSEPYFVTGQILLSRASSDGLKGHSDAKGKTIGILQGSTAGAGAESIGAIPLPFEKYDQILDAVLAGIIDGAIMDGPVAEDYAKQNSALKVVGGFLTKEEFGVAMPSGDDEMANLVNQVISETAESLKAKWF; this is encoded by the coding sequence GTGAAAAAAATATTTTCTGTCCTTATCGTTTTGAGTATGGTGCTTTTTGCTGGAGCGGATGGTTGGGCCAGCCCAACTCTGGACCGTATAAGAGAAAGAGGGGTGCTCATAGGAGCGACCACCGATTTTGATACCGTTCCATTTATAATATCCGATGGTGACGAGGCCAAAGGGTTTGACGTCGACCTGATACACGCTATAGCGAAAAAGATAGGCGTCGATGCGAAGGTTATCCGCATTCCCTGGGATGGAGGAATTACAAACGCCTGGACCGACGGCTATGACTGGAGTCTTTTCGACATTGCTTCATCGACGATAACCATTACCGATGCCAGAGGAGAGAAGTGTCTATTCTCCGAGCCCTATTTTGTAACCGGTCAGATCCTGCTCTCCAGGGCCTCTTCCGATGGGTTGAAGGGCCATTCCGATGCTAAAGGCAAAACTATAGGTATCCTCCAGGGGAGCACCGCTGGTGCTGGTGCCGAATCTATAGGGGCGATTCCACTTCCTTTCGAAAAATACGATCAGATATTAGATGCTGTTTTAGCTGGGATAATAGACGGAGCCATTATGGACGGACCGGTAGCTGAGGATTACGCAAAACAGAATTCAGCTCTCAAGGTAGTTGGCGGCTTTCTCACAAAAGAGGAGTTTGGTGTCGCTATGCCCTCAGGGGACGATGAAATGGCGAATCTAGTCAACCAGGTGATATCGGAAACAGCCGAATCGCTAAAGGCCAAGTGGTTTTAG
- the rsfS gene encoding ribosome silencing factor, whose translation MEYSNVAQSVAEAISSKRGQDVVMVDVHEASSIASEFVVATANSDVHMGTLCNEAEDALDKLGVKYSREGQNSSMWRLIDAGDVLIHIFSSKGREFYNLDRIWGDRPVKRLENID comes from the coding sequence ATGGAGTACAGCAACGTCGCTCAATCGGTAGCTGAGGCAATTTCCTCAAAAAGAGGGCAGGACGTGGTGATGGTCGACGTTCATGAAGCGTCGAGTATAGCTTCAGAGTTCGTTGTCGCAACCGCTAACTCGGATGTACATATGGGAACGCTATGTAACGAAGCAGAGGATGCACTGGACAAGCTTGGGGTCAAATACTCCAGAGAGGGACAAAACAGCTCTATGTGGAGACTTATCGACGCAGGAGATGTGCTGATCCACATATTCAGTTCGAAAGGACGGGAGTTTTATAATTTAGACCGTATCTGGGGAGATAGACCTGTTAAAAGGCTTGAGAATATAGATTGA
- the rpmA gene encoding 50S ribosomal protein L27 gives MLFKSFDLQFFAHKKGQGSSSNGRDSRGQRLGLKLSDGQVAKAGSIIVRQRGTSYHPGLNVGLGKDYTLFALKHGVVRFKSKGTRKYVFIEEVPSAV, from the coding sequence ATGCTGTTTAAGTCGTTCGATCTCCAGTTCTTTGCCCATAAGAAGGGGCAGGGAAGTAGCTCTAACGGAAGAGATTCTCGCGGTCAGAGGCTCGGCCTCAAACTGAGCGATGGCCAGGTAGCGAAAGCTGGCAGTATCATAGTTCGTCAGAGGGGAACGTCCTATCATCCCGGCCTTAACGTAGGCTTGGGCAAGGACTATACCCTTTTTGCCCTTAAGCACGGTGTGGTCCGTTTTAAGAGCAAGGGAACTAGGAAATACGTCTTTATCGAAGAAGTACCCTCGGCTGTTTAA
- a CDS encoding ribosomal-processing cysteine protease Prp produces MVYRGDDGSILSMKIEGHSGYAPSGQDIVCSSVTTLVQVLHVGLVDVLGMDVLSSVDEKRALVSIRWEKVTTESQAISAAVYKSFKALAKTYPRNVKLVEVQENAV; encoded by the coding sequence GTGGTGTATCGGGGAGATGACGGATCTATATTGTCTATGAAGATCGAGGGACACTCGGGTTACGCTCCCTCCGGTCAGGACATAGTCTGTTCGTCCGTTACCACCCTAGTGCAGGTGCTACATGTGGGCCTTGTCGATGTGCTCGGCATGGACGTTCTTTCCTCTGTAGACGAGAAAAGAGCCCTGGTTTCCATTCGGTGGGAAAAGGTCACCACCGAATCTCAGGCCATATCAGCCGCCGTCTATAAGAGCTTTAAGGCTCTAGCTAAGACCTATCCAAGAAACGTAAAACTGGTGGAGGTGCAAGAAAATGCTGTTTAA
- a CDS encoding TlyA family RNA methyltransferase, translating to MKKQRERLDKLLVDRGIVETRNKAQALIMGGVVYVQGEKVDKAGTSIDVESNLEVRNSEEEWVSRGAHKLTKALDVFPLDVNGKVCVDVGASTGGFTDVLLRRGASMVYSVDVGYGQLHWRLRQDSRVIVMERTNARYLERASFSPAPEIGVMDASFISARLLLPTIESILPEGGAIISLIKPQFEAGRERIGKGGVVRSPEIHLEILVEVAEFLREKTDLGLVGCSFSPIKGPKGNIEFLFYMVKGEVGKEIDLKGIVDEAHQDGLR from the coding sequence GTGAAAAAACAGAGAGAAAGACTGGATAAGTTGCTTGTAGATCGAGGGATTGTGGAGACTAGAAATAAAGCTCAAGCCCTCATAATGGGCGGCGTCGTCTACGTTCAAGGGGAAAAAGTGGATAAAGCAGGTACATCGATAGACGTCGAATCGAACCTTGAGGTCAGAAATTCCGAAGAGGAATGGGTGAGCAGAGGAGCTCATAAACTGACAAAAGCCCTGGATGTCTTTCCCTTGGACGTAAATGGAAAGGTCTGTGTAGATGTAGGAGCCTCTACAGGAGGGTTTACCGATGTCCTCTTGCGTAGAGGTGCCTCTATGGTTTACTCCGTCGACGTTGGGTATGGACAACTACACTGGAGGCTAAGACAGGACAGTCGGGTTATCGTTATGGAGAGGACAAACGCCAGATATCTTGAGCGCGCCTCTTTTTCCCCTGCTCCTGAAATCGGGGTCATGGACGCCTCTTTTATCTCCGCTAGACTGTTGCTTCCGACTATAGAGTCGATCCTACCGGAGGGAGGAGCGATAATTTCACTCATAAAGCCTCAGTTTGAAGCTGGAAGGGAGAGAATCGGAAAGGGTGGAGTGGTCCGTTCCCCTGAAATCCACCTGGAGATACTCGTGGAAGTTGCGGAATTTTTGAGGGAAAAGACCGATCTAGGCCTTGTCGGCTGTAGCTTTTCGCCGATAAAAGGCCCTAAGGGCAACATAGAATTTCTTTTTTATATGGTAAAAGGCGAGGTAGGTAAAGAGATAGACCTCAAAGGTATAGTCGATGAAGCCCATCAGGATGGTCTAAGGTGA